A genomic region of Dickeya solani IPO 2222 contains the following coding sequences:
- the urtC gene encoding urea ABC transporter permease subunit UrtC codes for MSQPIMLTVARRAPRLTCTLAALVLAALLMLPFFALLPADNPLAVSTYMLTLIGKILCYAIVAVALDLVWGYAGLLSLGHGLFFALGGYAMGMYLMRQAAGDGLPAFMSFLSWTELPWFWAGTQHFAWALCLIILVPGLLALVFGYFAFRSRIKDVYFSIMTQALTYAGMLLFFRNETGFGGNNGFTGFTSLLGFPVSATGTRIALFVTTVLLLAGSLAIGVLLTRSKFGRVLTAVRDAENRLMFCGYDPKGFKLFVWTLSAVLCGLAGALYVPQVGIINPSEMSPTNSIEAAIWVALGGRGSLIGPILGAGIVNGAKSWFTVAFPDFWLFFLGLMFILVTLFLPRGVIGLLKRRKHD; via the coding sequence ATGAGCCAACCTATTATGCTGACGGTGGCCCGACGCGCGCCGCGCCTGACTTGTACACTGGCTGCACTGGTGTTAGCCGCGCTGCTGATGTTGCCCTTTTTCGCGCTGCTGCCGGCGGACAACCCACTGGCTGTCTCCACCTATATGCTGACGTTGATCGGCAAAATCCTCTGCTATGCGATTGTCGCGGTAGCGCTGGACTTGGTGTGGGGTTACGCGGGGCTATTGTCGCTGGGGCATGGTCTGTTCTTCGCGCTCGGTGGCTATGCGATGGGGATGTACCTGATGCGACAGGCCGCCGGTGACGGGCTACCGGCGTTTATGTCGTTTCTGTCGTGGACCGAACTGCCGTGGTTCTGGGCGGGAACGCAGCATTTCGCCTGGGCGCTGTGCCTGATTATTCTGGTTCCCGGCCTGCTGGCGCTGGTGTTCGGCTACTTTGCCTTCCGTTCGCGTATCAAAGACGTGTACTTCTCCATCATGACCCAGGCGCTGACCTACGCCGGAATGCTGCTGTTCTTCCGTAACGAAACCGGCTTTGGCGGTAACAACGGCTTCACTGGTTTTACCTCGCTACTGGGGTTCCCGGTTTCAGCAACCGGTACCCGTATTGCGCTGTTCGTGACCACCGTGCTGCTGCTGGCTGGCTCGCTGGCGATTGGCGTGCTGCTCACGCGCAGCAAATTTGGTCGCGTGCTTACCGCTGTGCGCGATGCTGAAAACCGGTTGATGTTCTGCGGCTACGATCCCAAAGGTTTCAAGCTGTTTGTCTGGACACTCTCCGCCGTGCTGTGCGGGCTGGCGGGCGCGCTGTACGTGCCGCAGGTGGGCATTATTAACCCAAGCGAGATGTCGCCGACCAATTCCATCGAAGCCGCCATCTGGGTGGCGCTCGGCGGGCGTGGCTCGCTGATTGGTCCGATCCTTGGCGCGGGTATCGTCAACGGCGCCAAAAGCTGGTTCACCGTGGCGTTCCCGGATTTTTGGCTCTTCTTCCTTGGGCTGATGTTTATTCTGGTCACGCTTTTCCTGCCGCGTGGCGTAATTGGCCTTCTCAAACGGAGGAAGCATGACTGA
- the urtE gene encoding urea ABC transporter ATP-binding subunit UrtE produces the protein MLQVKDLNQYYGGSHILRGLSFETTPGEITCLLGRNGVGKTTLLKCLMGIIPAKSGTIHWQGKLINHSKPHQRVQQGIAYVPQGREIFPRLTVEENLLMGLSRFPGSQAKTVPEEIYELFPVLREMKQRRGGDLSGGQQQQLAIGRALACKPQLLILDEPTEGIQPSVIKEIGAVIRGLANRGDMAILLVEQFYDFAAELADQYLVMSRGTIIQHGRGEEMEAQGVRHLVAI, from the coding sequence ATGTTGCAGGTTAAGGATTTAAACCAGTATTACGGCGGCAGCCATATTCTGCGTGGCTTATCGTTTGAAACCACGCCCGGCGAGATTACCTGCCTGCTCGGGCGTAACGGCGTGGGTAAAACCACGCTGCTGAAATGTCTGATGGGCATTATTCCGGCGAAGTCCGGCACCATTCACTGGCAGGGTAAGCTTATCAATCACAGTAAGCCGCACCAGCGGGTACAACAAGGTATTGCCTATGTGCCGCAAGGCCGGGAGATTTTTCCGCGTCTCACCGTTGAGGAAAACCTGTTGATGGGGTTGTCGCGCTTTCCCGGCAGCCAGGCGAAAACGGTGCCGGAGGAGATTTACGAACTCTTCCCTGTCCTGCGAGAAATGAAACAACGACGGGGCGGGGATCTCTCCGGCGGGCAGCAGCAGCAGCTTGCTATCGGCAGGGCGCTGGCCTGTAAACCGCAGTTACTGATCCTCGACGAACCGACCGAAGGGATCCAGCCTTCGGTTATCAAAGAGATCGGCGCGGTGATCCGCGGCCTGGCAAACCGTGGCGATATGGCGATTTTACTGGTCGAGCAGTTCTATGATTTTGCCGCCGAACTGGCGGATCAGTATCTGGTGATGTCGCGTGGCACGATAATCCAGCATGGAAGAGGCGAGGAGATGGAAGCGCAGGGCGTCCGGCACTTGGTGGCTATTTAG
- a CDS encoding glycoside hydrolase family 30 protein, giving the protein MSDEVGFYNYFSIFMLLRMDAMNRNVTCWVRHCLRAAIVVSVTAGSLSAYADTVKIDARINYQTIQGFGGMDGAGWINDLTTEQINTAFGNDAGQIGLSIMRIRIDPDSNKWNIQVPSARQAVSLGAKLMATPWTPPAHMKSNNSLINGGRLLPAYYSAYTSHLLDFSKYMQTNSASLYAISIQNEPDWKPDYESCEWSGDEFKNYLKSQGSKFGSLNIIVGESLGFNPKLTDPVLNDSDASKYVAIVGGHLYGTTPKPYPLAQNAGKQIWMTEHYVDSKQSANNWSSALDVATELNASMVANYNAYVWWYIRRSYGLLTEDGKVSKRGYVMSQYARFVRPGFQRIQATENPQSNVHLTAYKNSDGKMVIVAVNTNDSDQMLSLNISNANVGKFEKYSTSAVLNVEYGGTSQVDNSGKATVWLNPLSVTTFVGK; this is encoded by the coding sequence ATGAGTGATGAAGTTGGTTTTTATAATTATTTCTCAATATTCATGTTATTAAGGATGGATGCTATGAATAGGAATGTAACTTGCTGGGTTCGTCATTGTTTGAGAGCGGCTATTGTGGTTTCAGTCACGGCAGGATCGCTTTCTGCCTATGCTGATACCGTGAAGATTGACGCAAGAATAAATTACCAGACAATTCAAGGTTTTGGCGGGATGGATGGTGCTGGGTGGATCAATGATCTGACAACAGAGCAAATTAATACTGCATTCGGTAATGATGCTGGACAGATAGGGCTATCAATTATGCGAATAAGAATTGATCCCGACTCCAATAAATGGAATATACAAGTTCCGAGTGCGCGTCAGGCCGTCTCGCTGGGGGCTAAATTAATGGCTACCCCCTGGACGCCACCCGCGCATATGAAAAGCAACAACAGCCTGATAAACGGTGGGCGTTTGCTTCCGGCATATTATTCTGCCTATACCTCGCACCTGCTGGATTTTTCAAAATACATGCAGACTAACAGTGCCTCCCTTTATGCTATTTCTATACAAAATGAGCCTGACTGGAAACCCGACTATGAATCTTGCGAATGGAGTGGTGATGAATTCAAAAACTATCTCAAATCGCAAGGATCTAAATTTGGCTCTCTCAACATAATTGTCGGAGAGTCATTAGGATTTAATCCTAAATTAACTGACCCAGTGTTAAATGATAGTGATGCATCAAAATACGTTGCAATCGTAGGGGGCCATTTATATGGCACAACGCCGAAACCGTACCCCTTAGCTCAAAACGCGGGTAAGCAAATTTGGATGACCGAGCACTATGTTGACTCAAAGCAGTCTGCTAATAATTGGTCATCAGCACTCGACGTTGCAACTGAACTGAATGCCAGTATGGTTGCAAATTATAATGCTTATGTATGGTGGTATATTCGCCGATCCTATGGATTACTTACTGAAGATGGCAAGGTCAGTAAGCGTGGTTATGTTATGTCTCAATATGCCAGGTTCGTTCGCCCTGGATTTCAACGTATTCAAGCCACGGAAAACCCCCAGTCAAATGTTCACCTTACAGCCTACAAGAACTCGGATGGGAAAATGGTTATTGTTGCTGTAAACACGAATGACTCAGACCAAATGTTGTCGCTGAATATCAGTAACGCCAACGTCGGTAAATTTGAAAAATACAGCACATCAGCAGTGCTGAATGTTGAATATGGCGGCACATCTCAGGTTGATAACAGCGGCAAAGCAACGGTATGGCTGAATCCGTTAAGTGTGACCACCTTTGTCGGTAAATAA
- a CDS encoding DUF3320 domain-containing protein produces MSITLAAIFTSKVGFASHQNAVPIVRELKINNGSETDFEDLTLTLTSSPSFLEPKTWHLDRLTRGDELEISDRDARLNADYLFSLSESVRGELILTLAGDDTTLATASYPIEVLAKNEWGGVGMSELIAAFVMPNDIAVDKVLKTTSDVLRRAGKKDSLDGYTAESRRRSWELTSALWSAIGSLKLSYALPPASFETQGQKIRTPSAILDGMVATCLDSALLFAAAIEQLGMNPVVVFTEGHAFVGVWLQPQEFSNLLTEDVSAIRKRIDLQEMVVFETTLVTKPIVPTFTQAIETARSQLTDHDFIVAVDIRRARMQRIRPLALAETKPQEAVTRRDDASETINEALEEAPNLPSFDVDIPNETSSAPAGKLAVWQRKLLDLTTRNRLLHLPAKSKSVRLLCLDPAALEDKLAEGKRIRIVPMPNLESAGRDADLYQQQNSESLYDEYARDVLSRGEVLATDVKEKLEALLVELYRKARNDIDEGGSNTLFLAIGFLKWKKSADEPQAYSAPLILLPIQLERKSALSGVTMRMLEDEPRFNLTLLELLRHDFSLSIPGLDGELPTDESGIDVPGIWNTVRRAVRDIPGFEVVPELIIGTFSFAKYLMWKDLVERSAQLMQNAVVKCLLERGSGGEMLASDGEFVSAKDLDSKVKATELFLPLPADSSQIAAIAASANGKNFVLDGPPGTGKSQTIANMIAHNLALGRRVLFVAEKRAALDVVYRRLEEKGLGEFCVELHSSKTSKVDFLKQLERAWDTRDVLSADEWLAEGREAQRLRDKLNGVVSVLHKIWPNGLTVHQAIGRVIRDADEATPKMQWPAGTHHDRDEMTRFRDVARRLDLNSRTARELDGVFGYISRTEWSNGWQERLVAVAHEIPKSIDNVESGLRDVQDITHLTAVSSGLREVNKLIEFVGLLLTAHNVDLRFMFSPNVATKISTAQRAMGLVDAFRTEEKNLSVTYTAELYNRINLEQIENDWKQAEKKLWFFASMAKKKVTADLATQGGASGSPDVVRDLITLRKIKELISALEGCSADIQDMPGWDSRNSDLTRLAQAMSLSELIRTKMSAMATSSSHLAELRASVSTLIVDSNDLLDKDGNLAIRLARLKSAITDFDNTATRFSTLLGHQPSNENEITLLRETAVGIVNKPAALKSWCDWCRVRDEANVIGLQPLAEVMARKEIPEGQVVDTFETAYARWFAAWVIDAEPLLRNFVPAEHMSDIEAYRKQDERLSQLAVRYIRAKLCGHIPAKNDVGKIGGYGVLKHELQKSRRHKPIRQLATEMGSAMSTLAPCMLMSPLSIAQYLPANQSQFDLVIFDEASQITPWDAVGSIARGKQVVIAGDPRQMPPTNFFGRGETDAEDDTEEDMESILDECLAAGIYNHSLSWHYRSRHESLIAFSNHRYYGSNLITFPAAQTKSSMVEWRKIDGLYAKGKGRHNQAEAEAIVAETVKRLTDPEFIKSRRSIGIITLNSDQQRLISDLLDRARQQNPSIEAYFQDDLAEPVIVKNLETVQGDERDLIMLGICYGPTAADANTMSMNFGPLNKEGGWRRLNVAITRARCEMLLFTSFDPSLIDLNRTSARAVQDLKHFIEFAQRGPVALAQAIRGSLGGYESPFEEAVANGLRQKGWNVVPQIGVSRFRIDLGIVHPDHPGDYLVGVECDGASYHSAATARDRDKVRSAVLLGLGWKLVRVWSTDWWIDKQGSLERLHAEIEALLEASRALESQLVEKNAVREVDTTECDDEPKSDAEEMTSLSVNGEINDVLSDPPDEVVTVAAANDESVIYERKIAHKYDITSDVAQASDRFVYRQTDFSAFTSMIDAEHFYADEYEDTLRQLVTHTLEQEAPILDSLLVQRIARLHGFGRAGRLIRTRVLEIIDKHHFIKADKIDGDFVWISQQQSDGWHIARSPETDDDMRSMNEIAYEEIVPMVDKVHGEDKAAEIAKGFGFKRVTSSARERIEAVMRAYPLDA; encoded by the coding sequence ATGAGTATCACATTGGCCGCGATCTTCACCAGCAAGGTTGGCTTCGCGTCACATCAGAATGCAGTACCCATTGTACGTGAGTTAAAAATAAATAATGGTAGTGAAACTGATTTTGAAGATCTGACTCTCACATTAACGTCGTCACCTTCTTTCCTTGAACCTAAAACGTGGCATTTAGACCGACTAACGCGCGGTGATGAATTGGAAATTTCAGATCGCGATGCGCGTCTAAATGCGGATTACCTTTTCTCTTTATCTGAAAGTGTCAGAGGTGAATTGATTCTGACACTTGCTGGTGATGATACAACGCTGGCTACCGCGAGCTATCCCATCGAAGTTTTGGCGAAAAACGAGTGGGGCGGCGTCGGGATGTCCGAATTAATCGCCGCTTTCGTTATGCCGAATGATATCGCCGTCGATAAGGTGCTAAAGACAACCTCAGATGTATTACGCCGAGCAGGTAAAAAAGATTCACTTGATGGATATACGGCTGAATCAAGGAGGCGTAGTTGGGAGCTTACTTCTGCATTATGGTCGGCAATAGGCAGCTTGAAACTGAGCTACGCGCTTCCCCCTGCCAGTTTTGAAACTCAAGGGCAGAAGATTCGTACCCCCTCAGCGATATTAGATGGTATGGTTGCCACCTGCCTGGACAGCGCATTACTTTTTGCTGCTGCTATCGAGCAATTGGGAATGAACCCGGTTGTTGTCTTTACCGAAGGGCATGCTTTTGTCGGGGTATGGCTGCAACCGCAGGAGTTCTCTAATCTGCTTACCGAAGATGTTTCTGCAATTCGCAAACGGATTGATTTGCAGGAAATGGTTGTCTTTGAAACGACACTGGTAACAAAACCGATTGTTCCTACATTCACTCAGGCCATTGAAACCGCAAGAAGCCAACTGACAGATCATGATTTTATTGTGGCTGTGGATATTCGCAGAGCAAGGATGCAACGTATTCGTCCACTTGCGCTGGCAGAAACGAAGCCACAAGAGGCGGTAACGCGACGAGACGATGCCTCTGAAACTATTAACGAAGCGTTAGAAGAAGCACCGAATCTTCCTTCATTTGATGTAGACATACCGAACGAAACGTCAAGCGCCCCCGCGGGGAAACTCGCTGTATGGCAACGAAAACTGCTTGATCTCACGACCCGTAATAGGCTTCTCCATCTGCCAGCAAAATCGAAAAGTGTGAGATTACTTTGCCTGGACCCTGCTGCGTTAGAGGATAAATTAGCGGAAGGTAAACGCATACGTATCGTTCCAATGCCAAACCTTGAATCAGCGGGGCGGGATGCAGATCTTTATCAGCAGCAGAATAGTGAAAGTCTGTATGATGAGTATGCTCGGGATGTGTTGTCGCGAGGCGAAGTACTCGCGACAGATGTAAAGGAAAAACTCGAGGCGTTACTCGTTGAACTCTACCGAAAGGCGCGCAACGACATAGACGAAGGTGGATCAAATACACTCTTTCTGGCGATTGGTTTTCTGAAATGGAAAAAAAGTGCCGATGAACCTCAAGCCTATTCAGCACCATTGATTCTGCTGCCCATCCAGCTTGAGCGCAAAAGTGCCTTATCCGGGGTCACGATGCGTATGTTGGAGGACGAACCGCGTTTTAACCTCACGCTACTTGAATTGCTTCGCCATGATTTTTCATTATCAATTCCTGGACTCGACGGTGAGTTACCCACTGATGAGTCCGGGATTGACGTTCCAGGTATATGGAATACGGTAAGACGTGCCGTAAGAGATATTCCCGGCTTCGAAGTTGTCCCCGAACTGATCATTGGTACGTTCTCATTTGCTAAATATCTGATGTGGAAAGATCTGGTCGAGCGGTCTGCTCAGCTAATGCAAAACGCAGTAGTAAAATGTCTCCTTGAACGCGGTAGTGGCGGTGAGATGCTGGCATCGGATGGTGAGTTTGTGTCCGCGAAGGATTTGGACAGTAAGGTAAAAGCGACGGAACTATTTTTGCCTCTGCCTGCTGACTCTTCGCAGATTGCTGCAATTGCTGCTTCCGCTAATGGAAAAAACTTCGTCCTTGATGGCCCACCAGGAACCGGTAAATCCCAGACTATCGCTAATATGATCGCACATAATCTTGCGCTAGGTCGGCGGGTCTTGTTTGTTGCCGAAAAAAGAGCCGCGCTGGACGTGGTGTACCGTCGTCTTGAGGAAAAGGGATTGGGTGAATTTTGCGTTGAACTTCATTCAAGTAAAACCTCAAAAGTAGATTTCTTAAAGCAACTTGAGCGGGCATGGGACACAAGGGATGTCCTTTCAGCAGATGAGTGGTTGGCAGAAGGGCGGGAAGCGCAGCGTTTGCGCGATAAGCTGAATGGTGTTGTTAGCGTCCTGCATAAGATCTGGCCAAATGGGCTTACCGTTCATCAGGCGATAGGGCGAGTCATTCGTGATGCAGATGAGGCTACGCCCAAAATGCAGTGGCCAGCGGGCACTCACCATGATCGGGATGAGATGACTCGATTTCGTGATGTTGCGCGTCGACTCGACCTCAATAGCCGGACAGCAAGAGAATTGGATGGTGTGTTCGGTTACATCTCTCGTACGGAGTGGTCAAACGGATGGCAGGAAAGGCTGGTCGCCGTAGCGCATGAAATACCCAAGAGCATTGATAATGTAGAGTCTGGGCTGCGCGACGTCCAGGATATCACTCATTTGACAGCGGTTAGCTCTGGGCTACGTGAAGTCAATAAATTAATTGAATTCGTGGGGTTATTGCTAACGGCGCATAATGTTGATCTCCGATTCATGTTTTCTCCCAACGTGGCGACGAAGATAAGTACAGCACAGCGTGCCATGGGACTGGTTGACGCGTTCCGAACGGAGGAGAAAAACCTTTCTGTAACTTACACCGCTGAACTTTATAACCGTATTAATCTCGAACAAATTGAAAATGACTGGAAGCAGGCGGAGAAAAAGCTTTGGTTCTTTGCCTCGATGGCGAAAAAGAAAGTCACTGCTGATTTAGCAACGCAAGGCGGAGCATCAGGCAGCCCTGATGTTGTTCGCGATCTCATAACGCTTAGAAAGATAAAAGAGCTTATCTCTGCACTAGAGGGATGCTCTGCCGATATACAGGATATGCCAGGTTGGGATAGTCGAAATAGTGATTTGACGCGACTTGCACAGGCAATGTCGCTCTCCGAGCTCATTCGTACGAAGATGAGTGCAATGGCAACTTCCTCGTCGCATCTCGCAGAACTTCGCGCTTCTGTTTCCACGCTGATTGTCGATTCTAATGACTTATTGGACAAGGATGGAAATCTTGCCATTCGCTTGGCACGCCTCAAATCTGCTATCACTGATTTCGACAACACGGCGACGCGTTTTAGCACGCTGCTAGGCCATCAGCCATCTAATGAAAATGAGATCACTCTGTTGCGTGAAACCGCAGTGGGTATTGTTAACAAACCAGCAGCGCTTAAATCGTGGTGCGACTGGTGCCGTGTGCGGGATGAAGCCAATGTGATTGGCCTACAACCGCTGGCGGAAGTCATGGCAAGAAAAGAAATTCCAGAAGGCCAGGTTGTTGATACTTTTGAGACCGCCTACGCGCGTTGGTTCGCTGCATGGGTAATCGATGCCGAACCGCTTTTGCGTAATTTCGTACCCGCAGAGCATATGAGTGATATTGAGGCATACCGTAAGCAGGATGAGCGATTGTCTCAATTGGCGGTGCGTTACATCCGAGCGAAGCTGTGTGGACATATTCCCGCCAAGAACGATGTGGGTAAGATTGGGGGGTATGGTGTATTAAAACACGAGTTGCAAAAATCTCGGCGGCATAAACCCATCCGCCAGTTGGCGACGGAAATGGGAAGTGCCATGTCAACATTGGCTCCCTGTATGCTAATGAGTCCGTTATCGATAGCACAATATCTTCCTGCCAATCAATCCCAGTTTGATCTCGTGATATTCGATGAAGCATCTCAGATTACGCCATGGGATGCGGTTGGGTCCATTGCCCGAGGGAAACAGGTGGTGATTGCAGGCGATCCACGTCAGATGCCACCTACCAACTTCTTTGGCCGAGGGGAGACAGATGCGGAAGATGATACAGAAGAAGATATGGAAAGCATTCTGGATGAATGTCTGGCGGCGGGAATTTATAACCACAGCTTGAGCTGGCATTACCGCAGTCGTCATGAAAGCTTGATTGCTTTCTCCAACCACCGCTATTACGGCAGCAACCTCATCACATTTCCCGCTGCTCAAACGAAATCGAGCATGGTGGAGTGGCGTAAAATTGATGGTCTTTATGCTAAAGGCAAGGGGCGACACAATCAGGCAGAAGCTGAAGCCATTGTAGCTGAAACCGTTAAACGTTTGACTGATCCTGAATTCATTAAGTCGAGGCGCTCAATCGGCATTATTACGTTAAATAGCGATCAGCAGAGACTTATTTCTGACCTGCTAGACAGAGCGCGACAGCAGAATCCCTCTATTGAAGCTTATTTTCAGGACGATTTAGCGGAACCCGTGATAGTTAAAAACTTAGAGACTGTCCAAGGTGATGAGCGTGATCTTATCATGCTGGGGATCTGCTACGGGCCAACCGCCGCAGATGCCAATACCATGTCGATGAACTTTGGTCCGTTGAATAAAGAAGGGGGATGGCGCCGCTTGAATGTAGCTATCACGCGTGCAAGGTGTGAGATGCTGCTCTTCACGTCGTTCGACCCATCTTTGATTGATCTCAACCGCACAAGCGCTCGTGCGGTGCAAGACCTCAAACACTTCATTGAATTTGCTCAGCGAGGACCGGTCGCGTTGGCACAAGCGATTAGAGGCTCCCTGGGGGGATATGAATCTCCCTTTGAGGAAGCGGTCGCTAATGGATTGCGCCAGAAAGGATGGAATGTCGTACCACAAATCGGTGTGTCACGTTTCCGTATCGATCTAGGAATCGTACATCCTGATCATCCTGGAGATTATCTCGTCGGGGTGGAGTGCGATGGCGCAAGCTATCACAGTGCTGCAACAGCCAGAGATAGGGATAAGGTTCGTAGTGCGGTTCTGCTCGGTCTTGGCTGGAAACTTGTGCGGGTGTGGTCCACTGATTGGTGGATTGATAAACAAGGCTCACTTGAACGCCTTCATGCCGAGATAGAAGCGTTGTTGGAAGCATCACGAGCACTTGAAAGTCAGCTTGTCGAGAAAAATGCCGTCAGGGAAGTTGATACTACTGAGTGCGATGATGAGCCGAAGAGTGACGCAGAAGAGATGACTTCATTGTCAGTCAACGGGGAAATTAACGATGTTCTTTCTGATCCTCCAGATGAGGTGGTCACCGTTGCTGCTGCCAATGACGAGTCAGTCATCTACGAGCGCAAAATAGCGCACAAATACGACATCACGTCTGATGTTGCTCAGGCTAGCGATCGTTTTGTCTACAGACAGACTGATTTCTCTGCGTTTACATCAATGATTGATGCTGAACACTTCTACGCCGATGAGTATGAGGACACATTGCGCCAATTAGTTACGCATACGCTTGAGCAGGAGGCTCCAATATTGGATTCCTTGCTGGTACAACGTATTGCTCGCCTCCATGGCTTCGGCCGAGCAGGGCGGTTAATTAGGACACGAGTGCTGGAGATAATCGACAAACATCACTTTATCAAAGCAGACAAAATTGACGGAGATTTTGTCTGGATTTCCCAGCAACAAAGTGACGGTTGGCATATAGCACGTTCCCCTGAGACAGATGATGATATGCGTTCTATGAATGAAATCGCTTATGAGGAGATTGTGCCCATGGTGGATAAAGTCCATGGCGAGGATAAAGCTGCCGAAATTGCGAAAGGGTTCGGATTTAAACGTGTTACGAGTAGTGCCCGAGAGCGAATCGAAGCGGTGATGCGAGCTTATCCTCTGGATGCATAA
- the urtD gene encoding urea ABC transporter ATP-binding protein UrtD gives MTDSLFTQPQRQDRYRETTDPVLQLENINVTFDAFRALTDLSLSIGVGELRCVIGPNGAGKTTLMDVITGKTRPDSGKVFYDQNIDLVGMSSVDIARVGIGRKFQKPTVFEALSVMENLEIAQKMDKSVWASLRATLSGEQRDRIDEVLQLLRLTEYRHRQSGLLSHGQKQFLEIGMLLVQEPHLLLLDEPAAGLTDAETDYIAELFRSLAGKHSLMVVEHDMGFVETIADHVTVLHQGQVLAEGSLREVQANEQVIDVYLGR, from the coding sequence ATGACTGACTCGCTGTTTACCCAGCCGCAACGTCAGGACCGCTATCGCGAGACCACCGATCCGGTATTGCAGTTAGAAAATATCAACGTCACCTTTGACGCTTTTCGCGCGCTGACCGACCTGTCGCTGTCGATTGGCGTCGGCGAACTACGCTGCGTGATCGGGCCGAACGGGGCGGGGAAAACCACCCTGATGGACGTGATCACCGGCAAAACGCGCCCGGACAGCGGCAAGGTGTTTTACGACCAGAATATCGATCTGGTAGGGATGTCATCCGTCGACATCGCCCGGGTGGGGATCGGGCGGAAGTTTCAGAAACCGACCGTATTTGAAGCCCTGAGCGTGATGGAAAACCTTGAAATCGCGCAAAAAATGGATAAGTCGGTCTGGGCCAGCCTGCGGGCGACACTGAGCGGCGAGCAACGGGATCGCATCGACGAGGTGTTGCAGTTGCTCAGACTGACCGAATACCGACATCGTCAGTCCGGGCTGCTGTCGCATGGGCAAAAACAGTTTCTGGAAATCGGCATGTTGCTGGTGCAGGAACCGCACTTGCTGTTGTTGGATGAACCCGCCGCCGGGCTGACGGATGCGGAAACCGACTATATCGCCGAGCTGTTTCGTTCGCTGGCGGGTAAGCATTCGCTGATGGTGGTCGAACACGATATGGGCTTTGTCGAAACCATTGCCGATCACGTGACCGTGCTGCATCAGGGGCAGGTATTAGCGGAAGGCTCGCTTCGTGAGGTGCAGGCGAATGAACAGGTTATCGACGTTTATCTGGGGCGCTGA